A region of Choristoneura fumiferana unplaced genomic scaffold, NRCan_CFum_1 Sck3bRy_348;HRSCAF=598_pilon, whole genome shotgun sequence DNA encodes the following proteins:
- the LOC141445102 gene encoding LOW QUALITY PROTEIN: glycoprotein 3-alpha-L-fucosyltransferase A-like (The sequence of the model RefSeq protein was modified relative to this genomic sequence to represent the inferred CDS: inserted 1 base in 1 codon), producing the protein MWARVARALRRVALLAPLALTALALLLLPRPPAPPRAPAPPAPAPKAPKAPALEDMHLQNALNAITESEEAAAPHDELSDVARRPWFMRGGEQRPWNTDPHARLFPEDAPGEDRMVNQLMYKLPDDEEVPVKKILLANGLGAWGVPSGRTEFIRNKCPVDRCSLTADARDAATADAILYKDHHTPFNVRRPPKQIWILYYLECPYHTASLRPTSLDVFNWTATYRRDSDIVTPYERWTYHDPLITENKLDRNYAANKTKKVAWFVSNCHARNRRLQYARQLSKFISVDIYGACGSHHCPXADPNCLEMLDRDYKFYLAFENSNCRDYITEKFFVNGLQHDVLPIVMGARASEYAATAPHNSYVHVEEFTSPEDLASYLQRLDEDDALYNSYFKWKGTGEFINTFFFCRVCAMLHASERRQRQTHYVDVQAWWRENTCTRNMWRGTSTEYSHDSRDKG; encoded by the exons ATGTGGGCTCGCgtggcgcgcgcgctgcggcgCGTGGCGCTACTGGCGCCGCTGGCGCTGACGgcgctggcgctgctgctgctgccgcgcccgccagcgcccccgcgcgcgcccgcgccgcccgcaccCGCGCCCAAGGCGCCCAAGGCTCCCGCCCTAGAGGACATGCATCTCCAG AACGCGTTGAACGCGATCACGGAGAGCGAAGAAGCGGCGGCGCCTCACGACGAGTTGTCTGACGTGGCGCGACGGCCGTGGTTCATGCGCGGCGGCGAGCAGCGCCCGTGGAACACCGACCCGCATGCGCGCCTGTTCCCGGAGGACGCGCCCGGCGAAGACAG AATGGTCAATCAACTGATGTACAAGTTGCCTGACGACGAGGAAGTGCCGGTAAAGAAGATTCTTCTAGCCAACGGGCTGGGCGCGTGGGGCGTGCCGAGCGGCCGCACGGAGTTCATCCGCAACAAGTGCCCGGTGGACCGCTGCTCGCTCACGGCGGACGCGAGGGACGCGGCCACGGCCGACGCCATCTTGTACAAGGATCACCACACGCCGTTCAATGTCAGACGACCTCCTAAACAG ATATGGATTCTCTACTATCTAGAGTGCCCGTACCACACGGCATCCCTCCGTCCCACGTCGCTGGACGTGTTCAACTGGACGGCCACGTACCGCCGCGACTCCGACATCGTCACGCCGTACGAGCGGTGGACGTACCACGACCCTCTCATCACCGAGAACAAGCTAGATAGGAACTACGCTGCcaacaaaactaaaaag GTCGCGTGGTTCGTCTCCAACTGCCACGCGCGCAACCGCCGGCTGCAGTACGCGCGGCAGCTGTCAAAGTTCATCTCCGTGGACATCTACGGCGCATGCGGCTCGCACCACTGCC GCGCCGACCCCAACTGCTTGGAGATGCTGGACCGCGACTATAAATTCTACCTCGCCTTCGAAAACTCCAATTGCCGTGACTACATCACTGAAAAGTTCTTTGTCAACGGTTTGCA GCACGACGTGTTGCCGATAGTGATGGGTGCGCGCGCGTCGGAGTACGCGGCGACGGCGCCGCACAACTCGTACGTGCACGTGGAAGAGTTCACCTCCCCCGAAGACCTGGCCAGCTACTTGCAGCGGCTGGACGAAGATGATGCGCTCTACAACTCTTACTTCAAGTGGAAG GGCACAGGTGAATTCATAAACACGTTTTTCTTCTGTCGAGTATGCGCTATGCTGCACGCCAGCGAGCGGCGGCAACGACAAACACACTATGTGGACGTCCAAGCGTGGTGGCGCGAAAACACTTGCACGAGGAACATGTGGCGAGGCACCTCCACAGAGTACTCTCACGATTCCAGGGACAAGGGATAA